GGCCATCGGGGATGACGCGCGAAAAATCATCCCGCCAATCCTTTTAAAGGGAACTGCCGAAGAACTGGACGCGGGCTTTTTTACTGCTATTGAACAGCCTGTAAAGGAAACAGCCGCCTTGTTCCTGAACATGGAACAGTTTTTCAAACAAAGGGAGGAGGCGAAAAAACAATCTCAAATGGAAAAGGATAAAACAGAGAAGGCTGAAAAGGAACGCAAGGAGAAACAAAAACGCTATGAGGAGGCGCTGAAAAGAGCGGAAGAACTGGAAGCAGAAGGCAAGTTCAGGGATGCATGGCTGAAAGTACCTGACCCTGCCGACTTCCCCGAACAAGCTGAGGCACTACGACAACGCAAATCGGAGCTTGCACAAAAATTCGCTCCTGACCTTTTTAATGTTGACGCTAAATAAATCGATCATGTTAGTAACTAGCAGACTACAACGGATATTCCTCTTTAAGGATAAAGAACAGGACATAAGGCTTGCCGACCCTTCGGGCAGCTACAGCCCGGAGGCGGTACTCAATTTCTACGCACAGACCTACCCGATACTGACGACCGCAAAAATTGAAGGGCCTGAAATATTAAATGATGAAATCACTTATCGTTTTATTTCCACCATCGGCACAAAAGGTTAAGGCGATGAAAACAAATAAAGACACAGGCAGGGTCATCCCGCCACAAACAAAAAGGCAATGGCAACTATATCAGCAGTTAGCACAATGGGCAGAAAACCTCGACAGGCGACAGGACGCTGCACAGTTAAAGAAAGACAGGAAACAGGCAGCGCCACTGGACTTGCTGCCAATGGTTTTTTAAAACAGCAGTTTCTGCCC
Above is a window of Mucilaginibacter ginsenosidivorans DNA encoding:
- a CDS encoding PRTRC system protein E yields the protein MNFFQSIIALQVAGDWKINIAKEATDKLIVSVLFYNEAIGDDARKIIPPILLKGTAEELDAGFFTAIEQPVKETAALFLNMEQFFKQREEAKKQSQMEKDKTEKAEKERKEKQKRYEEALKRAEELEAEGKFRDAWLKVPDPADFPEQAEALRQRKSELAQKFAPDLFNVDAK
- a CDS encoding PRTRC system protein C, producing MLVTSRLQRIFLFKDKEQDIRLADPSGSYSPEAVLNFYAQTYPILTTAKIEGPEILNDEITYRFISTIGTKG